The Streptomyces kanamyceticus DNA segment GATCCGGCGGGCCCCGCAGCGTCAGAACTGGGTCAGTGCCCCCGTCGTCTGCACCTTTCGCTCCGCCCGCAGGAAGACCCGTCGGCCGAGGAGCACGGCCTCGGGCAGCACCGTAAGTACGGCGATGGGGTAGGTGACGCCGGGGTGTTCCCCTACCCCGCCACCGCCCCGGACCGCCCGCTCAGGCCCGGTCCGTCAGCTCCTCGGCGAACACCTGCGACAGGGGCTGCGGACCCACGTACTGCTGGCAGTTGCACTGACCGGCCTCGTACCTCAGCGGCTTCTTGTTCTCGTCCCACTCCGTCGGCGCCTCGACCCGCTCATGGCACCGCCCCTGCTTGTCGTGCTTGGCGAGGTGGTGCGTGCACCCGCACACCGGCTCCGGCGGCTGCTGCGCCGCTTCGAGGGCCAGCCGCTCCTGCTTCGCGGCCTCCAGGACCTCCATCTTGCGCTCGTGCCGGTTGCGCAGAGCGGTACGGACGTTATCGGCCACCCACGCGAAGCCACCCGTCCAGAAGATGATGAGCAGCACCCATATCCAGCCGTCCACCGGCATCCCCCTTCCCCGTGCGCCATCGAGGTTCAGAGTAGACCTCGTGGCCCCTCCTGACCTCGTACGGGAACCACTCCGGGCGCGCGGGGAGAACCAGAACGGTGCACCCGCCGCAGGGCGGACAAGCGGGCACGGATATGCCCACGCGGGCATGAGAAATGCCCCCTGGAACTGCGTTTCCGCAGGCCAGGGGGCATTTACTGAGTGGAGCCTAGGAGATTCGAACTCCTGACATCTGCCTTGCAAAGGCAGCGCTCTACCAACTGAGCTAAGGCCCCGAAAACGATGCACCGGACCGCGAGAACCACGTCTCCGGTGAGCACCGCAGACCAGAGTACCGGGTCACCCCCCGGATCTCGCAAAAGGATTGGGGGTCCCGGTCCACGACCACGCTCCGTAAGATGCTCGACGTGGTTCGCGGCAGCGAACCGCGGTCTTAGGGGAAGCGATGGGGAGACGCAATGGACGCCGCACAACAAGACACCACCGCGAGAGCACGAGAGCTCCAGCGGAACTGGTACGGGGAGCCGCTGGGGGCGCTCTTCCGTCGGCTCATCGATGACCTGGGCCTGAACCAGGCACGGCTCGCCGGAGTCCTTGGCCTGTCCGCCCCGATGCTCTCCCAGCTGATGAGCGGTCAGCGCGCCAAGATCGGCAACCCCGCCGTCGTCCAACGCGTCCAGCTCCTGCAGGAGTTGGCCGGTCAGGTGGCGGACGGCAGCGTGAGCGCCGCCGAGGCGACGGACCGCATGGACGAGATCAAGAAGTCCCAGGGCGGCTCCGTCCTCACCAACACCTCGCAGACAGCGACCAGTTCGGGCGCGCCCACGGTCAAGCGCGTGGTGCGCGAGATCCAGTCACTGCTGCGCTCCGTCGCGGCGGCCGGCGACATCATCGATGCCGCGGACTCCCTCGCCCCCACCCACCCGGAACTGGCAGAGTTCCTCAAGGTGTACGGCGCCGGGCGCACCGCGGACGCGGTCGCCCACTACGAGGCGCACCAGAGCTGAGCCGTCGGCCGGGCCGCCGCGCGGCCCGGAAGGGGAGCGGAGCGCGACCATGGGTGAGGTCTTCGCAGGCCGGTACGAACTGGTCGATCCGGTCGGACACGGGGGAGTCGGAGCGGTCTGGCGGGCCTGGGACCACCGACGGCACCGGTATGTGGCCGCCAAGGTCCTGCAGCAGAGCGACGCACACTCGCTCCTGCGGTTCGTACGGGAACAGGCCCTGCGCATCGACCACCCCCATGTACTCGCGCCCGCCAGCTGGGCCGCCGACGACGACAAGGTCCTGTTCACCATGGACCTGGTCGCCGGCGGCTCGCTGGCCCATGTGATCGGGGACTACGGCCCGCTGCCACCCCGCTTCGCCTGCACGCTCCTCGACCAGCTCCTCTCCGGCCTCGCCGCGGTCCACGCCGAGGGCGTCGTCCACCGCGACATCAAGCCCGCCAACATCCTGCTCGAGGCCACTGGCGCGGGCCGCCCGCACCTGCGCCTGTCCGACTTCGGCATCTCGATGCGCAAGGGCGAGCCCCGGCTGACCGAGACCGACTATGTGGTGGGCACGCCCGGCTACTTCGCCCCCGAGCAGATGATGGGCGCCGAACCGGACTTCCCCGCCGACCTCTTCGCCGTCGGCCTGGTCGCCCTGTATCTCCTCGAAGGTGCCAAGCCGGACGCCAAGGCGCTGATCGAGCACTTCGCCGAGCACGGCACCCCGCGCGCCCCGCAGGGCATGCCCGAACCGCTCTGGCAGGTCATCGCCACGCTGCTCCAACCGGACCCCCAGACGCGCTTCCGCACCGCCACGGGCGCGCGCAAGGCCCTGGCATCGGCCGCCGAGATGCTGCCCGAGCCGGGCCCGGACGACGAACTCGTCGAGATCTTCGACCAACTCGCGCCCCTGCCCACGGGGTTCGGCCCCGACGGTCCCCTCAACTCCGCACCACGGCGCACCCCCGCCCAGGGCTCGGTCCCGGCCCCGAGCCACGTGCCTCCCGCCCCGGGCCATGCGCCCGCTCCCGTGATCCCTGAGGCGCCCACCACGCCGCCACGCCCGATGGCCGCCCCCGCGCCGCTCCCCACGTCGACATCGCACCCGGCCTCGGCATCCGGTCCGCCCGTCACATCGGATCGGTCCTTCGGATGGGATCCGTCCCTCACGCCGGGCCCGCGTGCCGTCTCGGATCCGCCCACTGGCTCGAATTCGTCCACAGTGCCGGATCCATCCACCGCCTCGGCCCCGTCCACCGCCTCGGATACCGGCAGCTTCCCTCTCCCGCCGCCCCAGCAGCCGACCGCGCCGCCCTCGCCGTTCACTCCCCCTGCTCCGGTGCCCCCGCAGGCACCCACGCCCGAACCCACGCATGCGACCTCCCCCCATCAGGCCCACCGCGCCCCGGCCGACGACCCCTCACATGCCGCCGCCGTGACGTCCTCGGTGAATCGCCCCCACGCTCCTACTTATCCATACACCGCTCACGCCGCTCAGGTTCCGCCTCCGAGCCAGCCAGTTCCGAGCCAGGCGGCCCCGAGCCACGCGGCCCCAAACCAGGCAGCCCCGAGCCAGGTAGCCACTCAACCCCGCCCCGCGCACGCCCACTCCCACTCCCACTCCCGCGTCCGCCCGCGCCGACCGGGCCCGCCCGCGAAGGTGGCGGTCCCGATGCTGCTGATCGCGCTGGCCTGCCTCACCGTCGGATTCTGGGCCCTGGCACAGATCTGACAGGCCGCCGGCGAACCCAGATCCCGCTACCAGCCCCGCGGCGGCCCGAACTGCGCCGCAGGAGCTGCGGACTGGCCCGCTCCCGACACGGCCGAAGCCCTCCGCAGAGCCACGGCCGCCGCCCTCCGCCGCGCGATCAGCGTCCACACACCGAGGATCGCCAGCAGCCCCACACCGGCCCCGATCCCCCCGGCGGCGACCACCGCCATCACCCGGTCGTCGTACCCGCCCCCACCGGTCGAGGCGGCCGAAGCGTCCGACTCCCCACGCCTCGCGGCCTCCGTGTCCCGCTCGGTGACGCTGAACTCGTCGGCGGGCTTCGCCGTTCCGGCGTACGCGGGCCCCGGCCGCGGCGACCCCTCAACGTTGATCCGCAGCGTCACGTCCAGCGGCGCCCTGCCGAACTTCCGCGCCACGTCAGGGTTCAGATGGACCGACAGGTAGTACCAGCCCGCGAAGCGCATCGCGGACACCTTGCCCTCGGGGGCGAAACGGTTCTCGTAGGCGACCGGCGGCAGCGACCCCAGGGCCGTCACGTTCTGCTTTCCGTCGTACGCCGTGTCCGCGTCGTCGACCTGCGCCCGCACCGGATTGGCCAGGGACATGACCAGCGCGGTCGAGACGAACCCCCGGTCCTCGGTGAGGCCCCCGCCGGAACTGCCGAGCTCGGCACCGACCGAGAGGCTCTGTCCCCAGTCGACCGGAACCCGGTAGAAGCGCGTCTCCCCGGGCTCCAGCCGGTCCCCCCAGACCCCGTTCTCAAGCCCGCGCGCCTTGTTGAAGCTCGTGCCGCCCTCGCGCGGCTTCCGGGCGCCGGTCGGCGGCTCGGGGGAGGCGGAATCCCATGTCTCCGGAGGCTTCGTCGTCCCCGCCGTCCGCAGGGCGGGTTCCGAGGCGACGCGCAGCTCCAGGTCCCACTCCTCCTGGGTGGTCTCGGGATCGCTGATCCGCTCGACGAGCACGTAGTAAGTGCCCTCCCCTGTACAGCTCTTCTCGTCGGCACCGACCCTCCGGGACGCCGTCGCCGTGATGGGCCGTGCGCTCTCCGACGAGCCGAACCGCGCCTTCTCCGAGTCCAGGGGACTGCAGTTGTAGCCGTTGGCGTCCTGGACGGACACCTTGAGGCCGTCGGCGTACGAGACCTTCGTGCCGAGCTTCGGGACAGCGGTGGCGGAGACGTACGCGTTCTCCTTGGCCTTGAGCTCAAGACGGTAAAAACGCTGTCCCACGCGCGGGAGGGAGCTTTTGTACGTCGCCCCCGCCACGAGCAGGGGCCCTTCGACGTTGCTCACCGCTCCGTCGACCGCCTCGGCTCCCTCGGCGAAGGCATAGGGGCTCGGCGTCCCCGCGGCGGCGCCCTGCCCCTCAAGCCCCGCCACCACGCACATCGACATGGCGGCGACCGCGGCCGCCGCCCGACACCTGCCCCGCCGCGCCGCCCGGCCCCCGCCCCCTCGTGCCGCCCGGCCCTCGGTCAGCCGCCGCCCCATCACGCGCCACCCCTCGTCGTGAACCCAGCCGTCCCACCCATCCCGACCGTCCTGCCCGCGCGACGCCGCGGAAACACCACCACGAACCCGCCTTCGGCGGCCCCGCCCCACCCCTGACGTTCGCTTACGCAATCAACTCGTTCACACGAGCGAATATCGCGGGCACATGCGGCCGGTCCGGGCAACACGAAGCCCCGGCCGCAAAGCGACCGGGGCTTGTGAAGTGACTGTTGTCGATGCTCACGAACCCGTGGGCACGGAGTCAGTCGCCTCCGTCCACAGATCCTGCTCGGCGCGATCCGCCTGGATCTGGCGGTACACGAGGAGCCCGCCGATGGCGGCCAGTGCGACCAGGAGAAGCTTCTTCACCGTGCGACCTCGTCTTTCCTTGACGTAGGGGACTTCTGGCGCCCGACTATACACACCGATCGATATCGATCGGTGACCTGGATCCACCCCAACTACCGCCCCCCGCGCAGCAGTCGAACCGGATGCCGCCGCTCCCAGCGGATCCCGTCCATTGTGACTTTCGCCGCTCTTGCCCCTTCTCGGGGCCCTTGGGGCCATCCGGGTGGTGTTCATCTGAACATCGACGCGGCGCGTGCGTCGGTCCACCACTCTCGGCCCCGCATACACATCATGAGGAAAGTACGCAAATCGCCCAACCTGAATTGAGGGGCCATGACCGGCACCAAGGCCATGAAGCTGTGGACCACGATCGTCACCGCCTTGCTCGCGCTGTTCGCCGCGCTGGGACTCACCACGACGGCCACCGCGGCCACGGCGGTACAGGACACCACGAACGCACGCACCGCCACGGTGTGTGCACCCGCACCGGCCATGGCCCACTGGACGATGGCGTACGAACGGTCCTTGCCCCCGACGATGAAGCAGCGCATCCGCGCCGAGGCCCATGGATCGTCACCCAGCTGCCGGCACCTGCCCACGACGGACACGGAAGCCGAGGCTGAGACCGCCGCGCAGGAACCCGCACTCGCCGCGGAGCCGTAGTCACCACGGTGTCACCGGGCTCACCGCCCGCGCGCAACCAAGACTCCGAAGACCCCCGGCCCGCCCTACGGACCGGGGGTCTTCGCACGTCCGCTCCTACACCGCGACCTCCAGAAGCCGCCGCACGGCCCGCGACGTGTTCACCAGTCGCAGCCGCCGCCCCCGCAGCGACCAGAAATCGAGCACAAGGAAGAGCCCGGAATCGCAGAAGGTGACACGGGAGGTGTCCAACGTCAGACCGGTGTACCCCTGGGCGGCTGCCGACGCGAGCATCACGCGCAACGGACCGGCACTGTAGTGGTCGATCTCGCCCACGAGCTGGAGGGCCAGGGTGTCGCCGATCCTGACGCAGGAGAGGACGACTATGT contains these protein-coding regions:
- a CDS encoding helix-turn-helix domain-containing protein, with protein sequence MDAAQQDTTARARELQRNWYGEPLGALFRRLIDDLGLNQARLAGVLGLSAPMLSQLMSGQRAKIGNPAVVQRVQLLQELAGQVADGSVSAAEATDRMDEIKKSQGGSVLTNTSQTATSSGAPTVKRVVREIQSLLRSVAAAGDIIDAADSLAPTHPELAEFLKVYGAGRTADAVAHYEAHQS
- a CDS encoding serine/threonine-protein kinase, whose amino-acid sequence is MGEVFAGRYELVDPVGHGGVGAVWRAWDHRRHRYVAAKVLQQSDAHSLLRFVREQALRIDHPHVLAPASWAADDDKVLFTMDLVAGGSLAHVIGDYGPLPPRFACTLLDQLLSGLAAVHAEGVVHRDIKPANILLEATGAGRPHLRLSDFGISMRKGEPRLTETDYVVGTPGYFAPEQMMGAEPDFPADLFAVGLVALYLLEGAKPDAKALIEHFAEHGTPRAPQGMPEPLWQVIATLLQPDPQTRFRTATGARKALASAAEMLPEPGPDDELVEIFDQLAPLPTGFGPDGPLNSAPRRTPAQGSVPAPSHVPPAPGHAPAPVIPEAPTTPPRPMAAPAPLPTSTSHPASASGPPVTSDRSFGWDPSLTPGPRAVSDPPTGSNSSTVPDPSTASAPSTASDTGSFPLPPPQQPTAPPSPFTPPAPVPPQAPTPEPTHATSPHQAHRAPADDPSHAAAVTSSVNRPHAPTYPYTAHAAQVPPPSQPVPSQAAPSHAAPNQAAPSQVATQPRPAHAHSHSHSRVRPRRPGPPAKVAVPMLLIALACLTVGFWALAQI
- a CDS encoding DLW-39 family protein, giving the protein MKKLLLVALAAIGGLLVYRQIQADRAEQDLWTEATDSVPTGS
- a CDS encoding DUF6344 domain-containing protein, encoding MTGTKAMKLWTTIVTALLALFAALGLTTTATAATAVQDTTNARTATVCAPAPAMAHWTMAYERSLPPTMKQRIRAEAHGSSPSCRHLPTTDTEAEAETAAQEPALAAEP
- a CDS encoding STAS domain-containing protein, translated to MSTSTTSPILTVTSGRTDLGRGADAAPCDIVVLSCVRIGDTLALQLVGEIDHYSAGPLRVMLASAAAQGYTGLTLDTSRVTFCDSGLFLVLDFWSLRGRRLRLVNTSRAVRRLLEVAV